From a single Streptomyces sp. NBC_00377 genomic region:
- a CDS encoding FAD-binding oxidoreductase gives MIMSRILVDRLLTGLPAEAVLTDPDVTAAYANDMASFCPAGSPAVVVLPRTVEEVQHVMRTATELRAPVVPQGARTGLSGGANASEGCVVLSLTKMDRILEINPVDRIAVVEPGVVNAALSRAVNEHGLYYPPDPSSWEMCTIGGNIGTASGGLCCVKYGVTAEYVLGLDVVLADGRLMSTGRRTAKGVAGYDLTRLFVGSEGSLGIVVRAVLALRPQPPQQLVLAAEFASAAAACDAVCRIMAGGHVPSLLELMDRTTVRAVNELTRMGLPESTEALLLVAFDTPDPSADLTAVGALCEAAGATQVVPADDFAESELLLQARRSSLVALEAVKGTTMIDDVCVPRSRLGEMLEGVDRIAEKHGLTIGVVAHAGDGNTHPTVCFDAADPEECRRARESFDEIMGLGLELGGTITGEHGVGVLKKEWLAREIGPVGVEMQRAVKAAFDPLGILNPGKLF, from the coding sequence ATGATCATGAGCCGTATCCTCGTCGACCGTCTGCTCACCGGCCTGCCCGCCGAGGCCGTCCTCACCGACCCGGACGTCACGGCCGCCTACGCCAACGACATGGCCAGTTTCTGCCCGGCCGGGAGCCCCGCCGTCGTCGTCCTGCCGCGCACGGTCGAAGAGGTCCAGCACGTCATGCGCACGGCGACAGAGCTGCGCGCGCCGGTCGTCCCGCAGGGTGCCCGCACCGGTCTGTCCGGGGGCGCCAACGCTTCCGAGGGGTGCGTCGTCCTCTCCCTGACGAAGATGGACCGCATTCTCGAGATCAACCCGGTCGACCGCATCGCCGTGGTCGAGCCCGGCGTCGTCAACGCGGCCCTCTCCCGCGCGGTGAACGAACACGGTCTGTACTACCCGCCGGACCCCTCCAGCTGGGAGATGTGCACGATCGGCGGCAACATCGGCACCGCTTCGGGCGGGCTGTGCTGCGTGAAGTACGGGGTGACGGCCGAGTACGTCCTCGGTCTGGACGTCGTGCTCGCCGACGGCCGCCTGATGTCCACCGGCCGCCGCACGGCCAAGGGCGTCGCCGGGTACGACCTCACCCGGCTGTTCGTGGGCTCGGAGGGCTCGCTGGGGATCGTCGTCAGGGCGGTCCTCGCGCTCCGGCCGCAGCCGCCGCAACAACTGGTGCTGGCGGCCGAGTTCGCGTCCGCGGCCGCCGCCTGCGACGCGGTGTGCCGGATCATGGCCGGGGGACACGTCCCGTCCCTCCTCGAACTCATGGATCGTACGACGGTCAGGGCCGTCAACGAGCTGACCCGCATGGGCCTTCCGGAGAGCACCGAAGCCCTGTTGCTGGTGGCCTTCGACACCCCCGACCCGTCCGCCGACCTCACCGCCGTGGGCGCGCTGTGCGAGGCGGCCGGCGCCACCCAGGTGGTCCCGGCCGACGACTTCGCCGAGTCCGAACTCCTGCTCCAGGCACGGCGGTCGTCGCTCGTCGCCCTGGAGGCCGTCAAGGGCACCACGATGATCGACGACGTGTGCGTGCCGCGGTCGAGGCTCGGCGAGATGCTCGAAGGCGTCGACCGCATCGCGGAGAAGCACGGACTGACCATCGGGGTCGTCGCCCACGCCGGCGACGGCAACACCCACCCCACGGTGTGCTTCGACGCGGCGGACCCCGAGGAGTGCCGGCGCGCCCGCGAGTCCTTCGACGAGATCATGGGCCTCGGCCTGGAACTCGGCGGCACCATCACCGGCGAACACGGCGTGGGGGTGCTGAAGAAGGAGTGGCTGGCGCGCGAGATCGGCCCGGTGGGCGTGGAGATGCAGCGGGCGGTCAAGGCGGCCTTCGACCCCCTGGGCATCCTCAACCCGGGCAAACTGTTCTGA
- a CDS encoding SsgA family sporulation/cell division regulator has protein sequence MRHTVVERELELRLILSPERSIPVPARLGYRGDDPFAVHVAFHINSEHPVDWTFARELLVEGVFRPCGHGDVRVWPTKVEGRSVVLMALSSPDGDALLEAPAEQVSAWLERTLRAVPPGTEGERLGLDDGLADLLAPTPADDLWLSDPWPSDESPDGE, from the coding sequence ATGCGTCACACCGTGGTGGAACGTGAACTGGAGCTCAGGCTCATCCTGTCGCCGGAGCGCAGCATCCCGGTCCCGGCCCGGCTGGGCTATCGCGGCGACGACCCGTTCGCCGTCCACGTCGCCTTCCACATCAACTCCGAGCACCCGGTCGACTGGACGTTCGCACGGGAGCTGCTCGTGGAGGGCGTGTTCCGGCCCTGCGGGCACGGCGACGTGCGGGTGTGGCCGACGAAGGTGGAAGGGCGCAGCGTCGTGCTGATGGCGCTCAGCTCGCCCGACGGGGACGCCCTTCTGGAGGCGCCCGCGGAACAGGTCTCGGCCTGGCTGGAGCGGACGCTGCGGGCGGTGCCCCCGGGGACCGAGGGGGAGCGGCTCGGCCTCGACGACGGTCTGGCCGACCTGCTCGCCCCGACGCCCGCGGACGATCTGTGGCTGAGCGACCCGTGGCCGTCGGACGAGTCCCCGGACGGCGAGTGA
- a CDS encoding RDD family protein: MSAPTPAPGDDRPREGYYPDPSIPGYVRYWNGASWVPGTSRPAPSDGRSLTSPAGSPPVSVEETGPHFFDEDPQPADPYGGRPEPASAWGADRAHQSGFGGDQDRRVSWGSPQGADPRTPPSAPVTPEGLSTSTDGTATIPPAEPEGAGDVVSGGTFVFRRPTTGDGTAPSSGASGPAGLIPDEGTVTFRPPGPRKGGQDGASGPRPGSGPAPGPAGDAAAFPAAAQGPAAAPGAFGAPGTPGAPGFGDPASAGAGSAPGAAAYGAQGPVGAPAGSGTAPAEPGFGAGKAAAERAAAQPPGAPRPGVAAPGVPAVGAPAPQGPAHVPAPAPAVSPPAPAPQGRGTAPAAAAPQGPAGFPAAQPAAPQGPAGFPAAQPGARPGDPAPASGLPGPQAGAPGVPQQAGGPPPQPSAAAQATAGPAAQASASAPMAAGSGGGQPSWAQQVHQLAGAEDGPVTPWKPPVEDIFQAAARRQASARPAGLGKRLAARLVDTLVLAAVTAAAAVPLGVRALDHVDQKVDAAKLSGEKVTVWLLDGTTSAYLGIVLAVLLGFGVVYEALPTARWGRTLGKKLFGLEVRDIGGGEPPSFGAALRRWFVYSVPGLLGIGVVGVLWGLFDKPWRQCWHDKAAHTFVAG; encoded by the coding sequence ATGAGCGCCCCCACCCCGGCACCCGGCGACGACAGGCCCCGCGAGGGGTACTACCCGGACCCGTCCATCCCTGGATACGTCCGGTACTGGAACGGTGCCTCCTGGGTACCGGGCACCAGCCGGCCGGCGCCCTCCGACGGCCGGTCGCTCACGTCCCCGGCCGGCTCGCCCCCGGTCTCCGTCGAGGAGACCGGCCCGCACTTCTTCGACGAGGACCCGCAACCGGCGGACCCGTACGGCGGCCGTCCCGAGCCCGCCTCGGCGTGGGGCGCCGACCGCGCCCACCAGTCCGGGTTCGGCGGCGACCAGGACCGCCGGGTCTCCTGGGGCTCGCCGCAGGGCGCCGACCCGAGGACGCCCCCGTCCGCGCCGGTCACGCCCGAGGGCCTGTCGACGAGCACCGACGGCACGGCCACCATCCCGCCCGCCGAACCGGAAGGCGCGGGGGACGTGGTCTCCGGGGGCACGTTCGTCTTCCGCCGGCCGACGACGGGTGACGGGACCGCTCCCTCGTCCGGTGCCTCCGGTCCTGCGGGGCTCATTCCCGACGAGGGCACGGTCACCTTCCGTCCCCCGGGCCCGCGCAAGGGTGGCCAGGACGGTGCGTCCGGTCCCCGGCCGGGAAGCGGACCGGCGCCGGGCCCGGCGGGCGACGCGGCCGCGTTCCCCGCCGCCGCGCAGGGGCCTGCGGCGGCCCCCGGGGCGTTCGGCGCGCCCGGCACACCCGGCGCGCCGGGGTTCGGTGATCCGGCCTCCGCCGGAGCGGGAAGCGCGCCCGGCGCGGCCGCCTACGGTGCGCAGGGGCCGGTCGGCGCACCGGCCGGCAGCGGCACCGCACCCGCCGAGCCCGGCTTCGGCGCCGGCAAGGCGGCCGCCGAGCGCGCGGCTGCCCAGCCCCCGGGCGCCCCGAGGCCGGGTGTCGCGGCTCCGGGTGTCCCCGCCGTCGGTGCTCCGGCCCCCCAGGGACCGGCGCACGTTCCGGCCCCGGCGCCGGCTGTTTCTCCCCCCGCCCCGGCCCCGCAGGGTCGGGGTACCGCCCCCGCCGCTGCCGCCCCGCAGGGCCCCGCGGGATTCCCGGCCGCACAGCCGGCCGCCCCGCAGGGCCCGGCAGGTTTCCCGGCCGCGCAGCCCGGCGCCCGCCCGGGCGACCCGGCGCCCGCGTCCGGTCTTCCCGGCCCGCAGGCGGGCGCTCCGGGCGTGCCCCAGCAGGCCGGTGGCCCGCCGCCGCAGCCTTCTGCCGCCGCGCAGGCCACCGCCGGGCCCGCCGCCCAGGCGTCCGCGTCCGCTCCGATGGCCGCCGGGTCCGGCGGTGGGCAGCCTTCGTGGGCCCAGCAGGTGCACCAGCTGGCGGGGGCCGAGGACGGACCCGTCACGCCCTGGAAGCCACCGGTCGAGGACATCTTCCAGGCGGCCGCCCGGCGGCAGGCCTCGGCCCGTCCGGCGGGCCTCGGCAAGCGGCTGGCCGCCCGCCTGGTCGACACCCTCGTCCTCGCGGCCGTCACCGCCGCCGCCGCGGTGCCGCTGGGTGTGAGGGCCCTCGACCACGTGGACCAGAAGGTCGACGCGGCCAAGCTCTCCGGAGAGAAGGTCACCGTCTGGCTGCTCGACGGGACGACGTCGGCGTACCTGGGGATCGTCCTCGCCGTCCTGCTGGGCTTCGGGGTCGTGTACGAAGCGCTGCCGACCGCCAGGTGGGGCCGCACGCTGGGCAAGAAGCTGTTCGGCCTCGAGGTGCGGGACATCGGGGGCGGCGAGCCCCCGTCCTTCGGGGCGGCCCTGCGCCGCTGGTTCGTCTACAGCGTGCCCGGTCTGCTCGGGATCGGTGTGGTGGGCGTCCTGTGGGGCCTGTTCGACAAGCCGTGGCGCCAGTGCTGGCACGACAAGGCGGCCCACACCTTCGTCGCCGGCTGA
- a CDS encoding RDD family protein, with translation MTTEPPPGSGGEPPEDDPFRKQPPQQEPPQPPHGQGQPPYGQGHGSPYDAPHGPYGGGPGGPGRYGGDPYGGGPQGGDPYGGYPADPLSGMPPLADSGKRTLARIIDMILVFIVVTLLAWAFGVAQYTVDADKIEFGKTFGRELVAAILYVAYDTILTARSGQTLGKKWLGMRVADLDNGSTPSTPTSLIRALVLWVPFAFCCACLWTAICGGWSFFDKPYKQGLHDKAAKTVVVSTR, from the coding sequence ATGACCACCGAACCGCCCCCCGGTTCCGGCGGCGAGCCGCCGGAGGACGACCCGTTCCGGAAGCAGCCGCCACAGCAGGAGCCCCCGCAGCCCCCGCACGGCCAGGGGCAACCCCCGTACGGCCAGGGGCACGGCTCGCCGTACGACGCCCCGCACGGACCGTACGGCGGCGGTCCCGGGGGGCCGGGACGGTACGGCGGCGACCCCTACGGCGGTGGGCCGCAGGGCGGCGACCCCTACGGCGGCTACCCCGCCGACCCGCTCTCCGGGATGCCCCCGCTCGCCGACAGCGGCAAGCGCACGCTGGCCCGCATCATCGACATGATCCTCGTCTTCATCGTGGTGACGCTGCTGGCGTGGGCCTTCGGGGTCGCGCAGTACACGGTGGACGCGGACAAGATCGAGTTCGGCAAGACCTTCGGCCGGGAGCTCGTCGCCGCGATCCTGTATGTCGCGTACGACACGATCCTGACCGCCAGGTCCGGCCAGACGCTGGGCAAGAAGTGGCTCGGCATGCGCGTGGCCGACCTCGACAACGGCTCGACGCCCTCCACGCCGACGTCGCTTATCCGCGCCCTGGTGCTGTGGGTCCCGTTCGCGTTCTGCTGCGCCTGTCTGTGGACGGCGATCTGCGGCGGCTGGAGCTTCTTCGACAAGCCGTACAAACAGGGACTGCACGACAAGGCGGCCAAGACGGTGGTCGTCAGCACGCGCTGA
- a CDS encoding immune inhibitor A domain-containing protein, with protein MTSRSWTFRTASTVVALAAASATFSTFAVAQAADNTSAKAPAVDRQDPQPAKAKEHDFDGPLSKTQEAQREEALKQVISGQASVKDRDGSKVVQLKSRKGDSKYVELGREKTDKIFTILVEFGDQVDSRYGGTAGPLHNKIAAPDRAKDNSTAWQADYNQKHFQELYFGTGKNTESLKKYYEKQSSGRYSVEGAVTDWVKVPYNEARYGSNNASTGAWYAVQDGVNAWVAQREAAGATAAQIKAELATFDQWDRYDYDGDGDFNEPDGYIDHFQIVHAGEDESAGGGAQGEDAIWAHRWYAFGTDAGATGPDTNKLGGTQVGDTGIWVGDYTIQPENGGLGVYAHEYGHDLGLPDEYDTSGGGENSTGFWTLMSSGSWLGTGKEAIGDLPGDMNAWDKLQLGWLDYDVAKAAVKSSHTLGVAEYNTKNAQAVVVQLPEKEVTTEVVAPAEGAKQWWSGSGDDLRNTLTRAVDLTGKTSASLSLDGWWDIEQDYDYLYTEVSTDGSNWTPVDGTLADGTAIPRDGSGKPALTGTVDAHQKLTFPLNAYAGQKISVRFRYATDGGVAQKGFTADEIKVTADGATLFSDNAEAADAAWTATGFSRIGASITDDYAQYYIAENRQYVSYDKTLQVGPYNFGFSTTRPDWVEHYPYQNGLLIWKWDTSQADDNTSQHPGEGLILPVDSHPTPLKWADGSVMNARLQSFDSPFSLSATDAITLHKADVAVKIKSSAGVSVFDDRKSTYYDATTPLAGVKVTDTNTTIKIVYEAGDGSKIKVKVGPSTK; from the coding sequence GTGACCAGTAGATCCTGGACGTTCAGGACCGCCTCGACGGTCGTCGCCCTTGCGGCGGCCTCGGCGACGTTCTCGACGTTCGCCGTGGCACAAGCAGCCGACAACACCTCGGCAAAGGCCCCGGCGGTGGACCGGCAGGACCCGCAGCCGGCCAAGGCCAAGGAGCACGACTTCGACGGCCCGCTCAGCAAGACCCAGGAGGCGCAGCGCGAGGAGGCCCTCAAGCAGGTCATATCCGGGCAGGCCTCGGTCAAGGACCGGGACGGCTCGAAGGTCGTCCAGCTCAAGAGCCGCAAGGGCGACAGCAAGTACGTCGAGCTCGGCCGCGAGAAGACCGACAAGATTTTCACGATCCTCGTCGAGTTCGGCGACCAGGTCGACAGCCGCTACGGCGGCACGGCCGGCCCGCTGCACAACAAGATAGCCGCGCCGGACCGGGCCAAGGACAACTCCACGGCCTGGCAGGCGGACTACAACCAGAAGCACTTCCAGGAGCTGTACTTCGGCACCGGGAAGAACACCGAGTCCCTGAAGAAGTACTACGAGAAGCAGTCCTCGGGCCGCTACTCGGTCGAGGGCGCGGTGACCGACTGGGTCAAGGTCCCCTACAACGAGGCCCGGTACGGCTCCAACAACGCCTCCACCGGCGCCTGGTACGCGGTCCAGGACGGCGTCAACGCCTGGGTCGCCCAGCGTGAGGCGGCCGGCGCCACCGCCGCCCAGATCAAGGCGGAGCTGGCCACCTTCGACCAGTGGGACCGCTACGACTACGACGGCGACGGCGACTTCAACGAGCCGGACGGCTACATCGACCACTTCCAGATCGTGCACGCCGGCGAGGACGAGTCCGCGGGCGGCGGCGCCCAGGGCGAGGACGCCATCTGGGCCCACCGCTGGTACGCCTTCGGCACCGACGCGGGCGCCACCGGCCCGGACACCAACAAGCTCGGCGGCACCCAGGTCGGCGACACCGGCATCTGGGTCGGCGACTACACCATCCAGCCGGAGAACGGCGGCCTCGGCGTCTACGCGCACGAGTACGGCCACGACCTCGGCCTGCCGGACGAGTACGACACCTCCGGCGGCGGCGAGAACTCCACCGGTTTCTGGACCCTGATGTCCTCCGGTTCCTGGCTCGGCACCGGCAAGGAGGCCATCGGCGACCTGCCCGGCGACATGAACGCCTGGGACAAGCTCCAGCTGGGCTGGCTGGACTACGACGTGGCCAAGGCGGCCGTGAAGTCCAGCCACACGCTGGGCGTCGCGGAGTACAACACCAAGAACGCCCAGGCCGTCGTGGTCCAGTTGCCGGAGAAGGAGGTCACCACCGAGGTGGTCGCCCCGGCCGAGGGCGCCAAGCAGTGGTGGAGCGGCAGCGGCGACGACCTGCGCAACACGCTGACCCGCGCGGTCGACCTGACCGGCAAGACGTCGGCGTCACTGTCCCTGGACGGCTGGTGGGACATCGAGCAGGACTACGACTACCTGTACACCGAGGTCTCCACCGACGGCTCCAACTGGACGCCGGTCGACGGCACTCTGGCCGACGGCACCGCGATCCCGCGGGACGGCAGCGGCAAGCCCGCCCTCACCGGCACGGTCGACGCCCACCAGAAGCTGACGTTCCCGCTGAACGCCTACGCGGGCCAGAAGATCAGCGTCCGCTTCCGTTACGCCACCGACGGCGGCGTGGCCCAGAAGGGCTTCACGGCCGACGAGATCAAGGTGACGGCGGACGGCGCCACGCTGTTCTCCGACAACGCGGAGGCGGCGGACGCCGCTTGGACCGCGACCGGCTTCTCGCGCATCGGTGCGTCCATCACGGACGACTACGCCCAGTACTACATCGCCGAGAACCGCCAGTACGTGTCGTACGACAAGACCCTCCAGGTCGGCCCGTACAACTTCGGCTTCTCGACGACCCGTCCCGACTGGGTGGAGCACTACCCCTACCAGAACGGTCTGCTGATCTGGAAGTGGGACACCTCCCAGGCGGACGACAACACCAGCCAGCACCCGGGTGAGGGCCTGATCCTCCCGGTCGACTCGCACCCCACCCCGCTGAAGTGGGCCGACGGCTCCGTGATGAACGCCCGTCTGCAGAGTTTCGACTCGCCCTTCAGCCTGTCCGCCACGGACGCGATCACGCTGCACAAGGCGGACGTCGCGGTCAAGATCAAGTCGAGCGCGGGCGTCTCCGTCTTCGACGACCGCAAGTCGACCTACTACGACGCGACGACCCCGCTCGCGGGCGTCAAGGTCACTGACACCAACACCACGATCAAGATCGTATACGAGGCCGGAGACGGCTCGAAGATCAAGGTGAAGGTCGGCCCCTCGACGAAGTAG
- a CDS encoding M67 family metallopeptidase has protein sequence MRTLTITRALHDQIVAHARKDHPDEACGVVAGPTGTDRPERFIPMLNAAMSPTFYEFDSGDLFKLYREMDDRDEDPVVIYHSHTATEAYPSRTDISYANEPGAHYVLVSTADTDGLGEFQFRSFTIVDGVVTEEDVNVVEAY, from the coding sequence ATGCGGACACTGACCATCACCCGGGCCCTGCACGACCAGATCGTCGCCCACGCGCGCAAGGACCACCCCGACGAGGCGTGCGGCGTGGTCGCGGGCCCGACGGGCACGGACCGCCCGGAACGCTTCATCCCGATGCTGAACGCGGCCATGTCGCCCACGTTCTACGAGTTCGACTCGGGCGACCTGTTCAAGCTCTACCGCGAGATGGACGACCGCGACGAGGATCCGGTGGTCATCTACCACTCCCACACCGCCACGGAGGCGTACCCGTCCCGCACGGACATCTCGTACGCGAACGAACCGGGCGCGCACTACGTCCTCGTCTCCACGGCCGACACCGACGGGCTCGGCGAGTTCCAGTTCCGCTCGTTCACCATCGTGGACGGAGTGGTCACGGAGGAGGACGTGAACGTGGTCGAGGCGTACTGA
- a CDS encoding amino acid permease, with amino-acid sequence MTSEKVTDTAVTDTPEEGYERGLGSRQVQMIAIGGAIGVGLFLGAGANIAKAGPSLILMYALAGGIIFFIMRALGELLLYRPVSGSFAEYSREFLGPFFGYFTGWTYWLMWVVTGMAELTAAAIYVNYWFPAVPQWVTALVFLVILFGVNLISVKLFGELEFWFSMVKVTALIGMIVIGLGVLTFGFSSAGDTAAVSNLWAFDGFFPKGVGSSLMTLQGVMFAYLAVELVGVTAGESQDPEKTLPKAINTLPWRIALFYVGALTVILCVVKWTEFAPGVSPFVEAFAKIGIPAGAGIVNFVVLTAALSSCNSGMYSTGRMLRNLADSGEAPAVFRKLSSTKTPALGITVSVLFMGLGVVLNYVVPEKAFGYVTSVATAAGIWTWLMILISHVLYRRAVVAGRLPASSFPAPGGSAFSWVAIVFLLFVTGLIAYDADSRVCLYVMAGWAVALGIGWAVLKGRNPDITERREPEFEKVG; translated from the coding sequence ATGACCTCTGAGAAGGTCACTGACACCGCTGTCACTGACACTCCCGAAGAGGGGTACGAACGCGGACTCGGCAGCCGCCAGGTCCAGATGATCGCGATCGGCGGCGCCATCGGCGTCGGGCTCTTCCTGGGCGCCGGGGCGAACATCGCCAAGGCCGGTCCCAGCCTCATCCTGATGTACGCCCTCGCGGGCGGGATCATCTTCTTCATCATGCGGGCGCTGGGCGAGCTGCTGCTCTACCGCCCGGTCTCGGGTTCCTTCGCGGAGTACTCCCGCGAATTCCTCGGCCCGTTCTTCGGTTACTTCACCGGCTGGACGTACTGGCTGATGTGGGTCGTCACCGGTATGGCCGAGCTGACGGCCGCCGCGATCTACGTCAACTACTGGTTCCCGGCCGTCCCCCAGTGGGTGACCGCACTGGTCTTCCTGGTGATCCTCTTCGGGGTCAACCTGATCTCCGTGAAGCTCTTCGGCGAGCTGGAGTTCTGGTTCTCGATGGTGAAGGTCACCGCCCTCATCGGCATGATCGTCATCGGCCTCGGTGTCCTCACCTTCGGCTTCAGCAGCGCCGGCGACACGGCCGCGGTCTCCAACCTGTGGGCCTTCGACGGCTTCTTCCCCAAGGGCGTGGGCTCGTCCCTGATGACCCTCCAGGGCGTCATGTTCGCCTACCTCGCGGTCGAGCTGGTCGGTGTCACGGCCGGCGAGTCGCAGGACCCGGAGAAGACGCTCCCCAAGGCGATCAACACCCTGCCGTGGCGCATCGCGCTGTTCTACGTCGGCGCGCTCACCGTCATCCTGTGCGTGGTGAAGTGGACCGAGTTCGCACCGGGCGTCTCGCCGTTCGTCGAGGCGTTCGCGAAGATCGGCATCCCGGCGGGCGCCGGAATCGTGAACTTCGTGGTGCTGACGGCGGCCCTGTCCTCCTGCAACTCGGGCATGTACTCCACCGGCCGCATGCTGCGGAACCTGGCCGACAGCGGCGAGGCCCCCGCGGTCTTCAGGAAGCTGTCGTCGACCAAGACCCCCGCCCTCGGCATCACCGTCTCGGTGCTGTTCATGGGCCTCGGCGTGGTCCTGAACTACGTCGTCCCGGAGAAGGCCTTCGGCTACGTCACCTCGGTGGCCACCGCGGCCGGCATCTGGACCTGGCTGATGATCCTGATCAGTCACGTCCTCTACCGCCGCGCGGTCGTCGCGGGCCGCCTGCCCGCCTCGTCCTTCCCGGCGCCGGGCGGCTCGGCGTTCAGCTGGGTGGCCATCGTCTTCCTGCTCTTCGTCACCGGCCTGATCGCCTACGACGCCGACTCCCGCGTCTGCCTGTACGTGATGGCGGGCTGGGCGGTCGCGCTCGGTATCGGCTGGGCGGTCCTGAAGGGCCGCAACCCGGACATCACCGAGCGACGCGAGCCGGAGTTCGAGAAGGTCGGCTGA
- a CDS encoding DUF2017 domain-containing protein has protein sequence MPGHFEPLPGGGAAVALDDVEISIIRSLAVQLLELIGPGPAEDAPDDPLAELFAEGPSEPPADPVLRRLFPDAYTDPEGTSGPGRADEQKAHSAEFRRFTENDLRAGKRENALTVVRSLDALASEAAGVGGAVLKLTPQESQQWLRALNDLRLAIGSRLEITDEDDTDLLYRLPDEDPRKPMVMAYLWLGGLQETLVTTLLP, from the coding sequence ATGCCTGGACACTTCGAACCGCTCCCCGGCGGCGGCGCGGCCGTCGCACTCGACGACGTCGAGATCTCCATCATCCGGTCGCTGGCCGTGCAGCTCCTGGAGCTCATCGGCCCCGGCCCCGCCGAGGACGCCCCCGACGACCCGCTCGCCGAACTCTTCGCCGAGGGCCCGAGCGAGCCCCCCGCCGACCCTGTGCTGCGCCGTCTCTTCCCGGACGCCTACACCGACCCGGAGGGCACCTCGGGGCCCGGGCGGGCTGACGAGCAGAAGGCGCACTCCGCCGAGTTCCGCCGCTTCACCGAGAACGACCTGCGGGCCGGCAAGCGCGAGAACGCCCTCACGGTGGTCCGCTCGCTGGACGCGCTGGCCTCCGAGGCGGCCGGCGTGGGCGGGGCGGTGCTGAAGCTGACGCCGCAGGAGTCCCAGCAGTGGCTCCGCGCGCTCAACGACCTGCGTCTGGCGATCGGCTCCCGGCTGGAGATCACGGACGAGGACGACACGGACCTCCTCTACCGGCTGCCGGACGAGGACCCGCGCAAGCCGATGGTGATGGCGTACCTGTGGCTGGGCGGACTCCAGGAGACCCTGGTGACGACTCTCCTGCCGTAG
- the clpS gene encoding ATP-dependent Clp protease adapter ClpS has translation MGLVTSPAPLEIERTESAEEVFAVPEPDVPWVTIVHNDPVNLMSYVTYVFQTYFGYSKDKATKLMMDVHHKGRAVVSSGSREEMERDVQAMHGYGLWATLQQDRK, from the coding sequence ATGGGCCTTGTGACGTCACCCGCTCCCCTTGAGATCGAACGCACCGAGTCGGCGGAGGAGGTCTTCGCCGTACCCGAGCCGGACGTCCCGTGGGTCACGATCGTCCACAACGATCCGGTCAACCTGATGAGCTACGTGACGTACGTCTTCCAGACGTATTTCGGGTACTCGAAGGACAAGGCCACCAAGCTCATGATGGACGTCCACCACAAGGGCCGGGCGGTCGTCTCCAGCGGAAGCCGCGAGGAGATGGAACGCGACGTGCAGGCCATGCACGGCTACGGCCTGTGGGCCACCCTCCAGCAGGACCGGAAGTAG